Proteins co-encoded in one Novosphingobium sp. PP1Y genomic window:
- a CDS encoding agmatine deiminase family protein: MTFQLPPEWHPQDWIWIGFPHDPVEWPGFLGAAQEQMARFASAVADSGQEVRLIVRDEANAARAAALCSASVKLEMRRYGDVWLRDTGPLVVMDEAGERKAMRFGFNGWGGKYLMDGDQEIGAELARDAGLPVETADWILEGGALDGDGTGLVATTEQCLLNPNRNPSLTRNDLETRLQRDLGYDRVLWLGEGLINDHTDGHVDNLARFVAPGVLALPRATGADDPNAHIYADARARAEAMGIAVREVPSPGRVETDGRIEPASYMNFAITSKLVVVPIYGTEHDDDGIDAIAQLFPDRDTVGILADAVLAGGGSFHCSSQQMPSRP; this comes from the coding sequence TTGACGTTCCAATTGCCGCCGGAGTGGCATCCCCAGGACTGGATCTGGATCGGCTTTCCCCATGACCCGGTCGAGTGGCCGGGCTTCCTGGGCGCCGCGCAGGAGCAGATGGCCCGCTTCGCGAGTGCCGTGGCCGATTCCGGGCAGGAAGTACGCCTGATCGTGCGGGACGAGGCCAATGCAGCCCGCGCGGCGGCGCTGTGCTCTGCAAGCGTCAAGCTGGAGATGCGGCGCTACGGCGACGTCTGGCTGCGTGACACCGGTCCGCTGGTAGTCATGGACGAGGCGGGCGAGCGCAAGGCCATGCGCTTCGGCTTCAACGGCTGGGGCGGCAAGTACCTGATGGACGGCGATCAGGAAATCGGCGCGGAACTGGCGCGCGATGCTGGCCTGCCCGTCGAGACGGCGGACTGGATTCTCGAGGGCGGCGCGCTCGACGGGGACGGCACCGGCCTCGTCGCCACGACCGAGCAGTGCCTGCTCAATCCCAACCGCAATCCATCGCTGACCCGCAACGACCTCGAAACCCGGCTCCAGCGCGACCTCGGCTACGACCGCGTGCTGTGGCTGGGCGAAGGGCTGATCAACGATCACACCGACGGCCATGTCGACAACCTCGCGCGCTTCGTCGCGCCCGGGGTGCTCGCCCTGCCGCGCGCGACCGGCGCGGACGATCCCAATGCGCACATCTATGCCGATGCCAGGGCGCGCGCCGAGGCCATGGGCATAGCAGTGCGCGAAGTGCCCTCGCCGGGCCGGGTCGAAACCGACGGGCGGATCGAACCGGCCAGCTACATGAACTTTGCCATAACCTCGAAGCTGGTGGTGGTGCCGATCTACGGAACCGAGCACGACGACGACGGCATCGATGCGATCGCGCAGCTTTTCCCCGACCGCGATACCGTGGGCATCCTTGCCGATGCCGTGCTGGCAGGCGGCGGCTCGTTCCACTGCTCCAGCCAGCAGATGCCCTCGCGCCCCTGA
- a CDS encoding carboxylesterase, translated as MTETCFHEMPDGRRIAYRLTLGEGPMMVFLPGYMSDMAGSKAAAVFDWAHRHGRACLLLDYSGCGESPGDFADGTLLRWKDEVVALIEALCPGQVVLIGSSMGGWLMLLVALALPEGRCAGLVGIAAAPDFTDWGKTEAEKARLAAGEVVLEDNPYGPEPTPTHPGFWENGQANLLLGHEIAIDAPVRLLQGQQDPDVPWETALKLAKALRSADVQVQLIKDGDHRLSRESDIALLLRTLDEIVSGAA; from the coding sequence ATGACCGAAACCTGCTTCCACGAGATGCCCGACGGGCGGCGGATCGCCTATCGCCTTACCCTGGGTGAAGGGCCGATGATGGTCTTCCTGCCCGGTTACATGTCCGACATGGCCGGCAGCAAGGCGGCTGCAGTGTTCGACTGGGCGCATCGTCACGGCCGCGCCTGCCTGCTGCTCGACTATTCCGGTTGCGGCGAAAGCCCGGGCGACTTTGCGGACGGCACCCTGCTGCGCTGGAAGGACGAGGTGGTTGCGCTGATCGAGGCGCTGTGCCCGGGGCAGGTGGTGCTGATCGGTTCCTCGATGGGCGGCTGGCTCATGCTGCTGGTTGCGCTGGCCCTGCCCGAGGGACGCTGCGCCGGGCTGGTCGGCATCGCCGCCGCGCCCGACTTCACCGACTGGGGCAAGACCGAGGCGGAGAAGGCGCGGCTCGCAGCGGGCGAAGTCGTCCTGGAGGACAATCCATATGGGCCCGAGCCGACGCCGACCCATCCCGGCTTCTGGGAGAACGGACAGGCCAATCTCCTGCTCGGCCATGAGATCGCGATAGATGCCCCGGTGCGTCTGCTGCAGGGCCAGCAGGACCCCGACGTGCCTTGGGAGACTGCGCTGAAACTGGCCAAGGCACTGCGTTCAGCCGATGTGCAGGTCCAGCTGATCAAGGACGGCGATCACCGCCTTTCGCGCGAGAGCGACATCGCGTTGCTCCTGCGCACGCTCGACGAAATCGTCAGCGGGGCGGCCTGA
- a CDS encoding tetratricopeptide repeat protein, producing the protein MFLPVSLILAPFMLAQVGPTTGYGASPASQLPLEIIEKKQDEARKRAVQAMPQPSAPRGAGCMAAAEASPERTVQVARDALNQAVGREKVRAGLCLGVALSDLDRWGEAQQAFVNARDATEPDDHQTRARLGAMAGNAALAQGDAAQALMLLGPAAGEAKLAEDNSLTASIALDRARALVAVNRPDEAADALTQARAAEPDNAQAWLLSATLSRRQNKLIEAQTQIEQAAGLAPRDAEIGLEAGVIAALSGNDGAARRSFNSVLALAPGSDLAAKAQGYLDQLGLEGAKTP; encoded by the coding sequence ATGTTCCTGCCCGTTTCACTGATCCTCGCCCCTTTCATGCTGGCGCAAGTCGGTCCCACCACCGGCTACGGCGCCTCGCCTGCCTCGCAGCTTCCGCTCGAGATCATCGAGAAGAAGCAGGACGAAGCGCGCAAGCGTGCCGTGCAGGCAATGCCCCAGCCGAGTGCCCCGCGCGGGGCAGGCTGCATGGCCGCAGCCGAGGCGAGCCCCGAGCGCACGGTGCAGGTCGCGCGCGATGCCCTCAACCAGGCGGTCGGGCGCGAGAAGGTGCGCGCAGGCCTGTGCCTCGGCGTCGCGCTCAGCGATCTCGACCGGTGGGGCGAGGCGCAGCAGGCCTTCGTCAATGCCCGCGACGCCACCGAGCCGGACGATCACCAGACCCGCGCCCGGCTTGGCGCCATGGCCGGCAATGCCGCGCTGGCGCAGGGCGACGCGGCGCAGGCGCTCATGCTGCTGGGCCCCGCGGCGGGTGAGGCGAAGCTGGCCGAGGACAATTCGCTCACCGCTTCGATCGCGCTCGACCGCGCCCGCGCCCTCGTTGCCGTCAACCGGCCCGACGAGGCGGCCGACGCCCTGACCCAGGCGCGCGCGGCCGAGCCCGACAATGCGCAGGCCTGGCTGCTTTCGGCCACGCTTTCGCGGCGGCAGAACAAGCTGATCGAGGCGCAGACCCAGATCGAGCAGGCCGCCGGGCTGGCCCCGCGCGATGCCGAAATCGGGCTCGAGGCCGGCGTGATCGCCGCGCTTTCGGGCAACGACGGCGCCGCGCGGCGCAGCTTCAACTCCGTCCTTGCGCTGGCCCCCGGCAGCGACCTGGCCGCCAAGGCACAAGGCTATCTCGACCAGCTCGGCCTCGAAGGAGCCAAGACCCCATGA
- a CDS encoding Hsp20/alpha crystallin family protein, which produces MAEFRSLIPFGRGALGRSGYDPFSGFRQEIDRLLEDFGQGIPSTFGNGKSGFLVPKVDVAETEAGLELTAELPGFDEKDVSLDIEDGVMTIRAEHKDEREEKDEKKHYHLVERTQGTFLRRLALPFEADADKASAHLDKGLLKVSVPRLATAEKKPKSIPVGKK; this is translated from the coding sequence ATGGCTGAATTTCGTTCCCTCATCCCATTCGGGCGCGGTGCGCTGGGCCGGAGTGGTTACGATCCGTTTTCGGGCTTCCGTCAGGAGATCGACCGATTGCTCGAGGACTTCGGGCAGGGCATTCCCTCGACGTTCGGCAATGGCAAGTCTGGCTTTCTCGTCCCCAAGGTCGATGTTGCGGAGACCGAGGCCGGGCTGGAACTGACTGCGGAGCTGCCGGGCTTCGATGAGAAGGACGTCTCGCTCGACATCGAGGACGGCGTCATGACCATCCGGGCCGAGCATAAGGACGAGCGCGAGGAAAAGGACGAGAAGAAGCACTATCATCTCGTCGAGCGCACGCAGGGCACCTTCCTGCGCCGGCTGGCCCTGCCGTTCGAGGCCGATGCCGACAAGGCGAGCGCGCATCTCGACAAGGGCCTGCTGAAGGTTTCGGTGCCGCGGCTGGCCACGGCCGAGAAGAAGCCGAAGTCGATCCCGGTCGGGAAGAAGTAG
- the ddmA gene encoding dicamba O-demethylase ferredoxin reductase subunit DdmA: MSKADVVIVGAGHGGAQCAIALRQNGFEGTITVIGREPEYPYERPPLSKEYFAREKTFDRLYIRPPTFWAEKNIAFKLGTEVTKVDPKAHELTLSNGESYGYGKLVWATGGDARRLSCQGADLTGIHAVRTREDCDTLMAEVDAGTKNIVVIGGGYIGLEAAAVLSKMGLKVTLLEALPRVLARVAGEDLSTFYQKEHAEHGVDLRTEVMVDSLVGENGKVTGVQLAGGEVIPAEGVIVGIGIVPAVGPLIAAGAAGANGVDVDEYCRTSLPDVYAIGDCAAFACDYAGGNVMRVESVQNANDMGTCVAKAICGDEKPYKAFPWFWSNQYDLKLQTAGINVGFDKTVIRGNPEERSFSVIYLKDGRVLALDCVNMVKDYVQGRKLVEAGATPDLEALADAAKPLKELL; encoded by the coding sequence ATGAGCAAGGCAGACGTCGTAATCGTGGGAGCCGGGCATGGCGGTGCACAGTGCGCGATCGCCCTTCGCCAGAACGGCTTCGAAGGCACCATCACCGTCATCGGCCGTGAGCCGGAATATCCCTATGAGCGCCCGCCGCTCTCGAAGGAATATTTCGCGCGGGAGAAGACCTTCGATCGTCTCTACATCCGTCCGCCGACGTTCTGGGCCGAGAAGAACATCGCGTTCAAGCTGGGCACCGAAGTCACCAAGGTCGATCCCAAGGCGCACGAACTGACGCTCTCCAACGGCGAGAGCTATGGCTACGGCAAGCTCGTCTGGGCCACCGGCGGGGATGCCCGTCGCCTCTCGTGCCAGGGCGCGGACCTTACCGGCATCCACGCCGTGCGCACCCGCGAGGACTGCGACACGCTGATGGCCGAAGTCGATGCCGGCACGAAGAACATCGTCGTCATCGGCGGCGGCTACATCGGCCTGGAAGCCGCGGCCGTGCTGTCCAAGATGGGCCTCAAGGTCACGCTGCTCGAAGCGCTTCCGCGCGTGCTGGCACGCGTTGCGGGTGAAGACCTGTCCACCTTCTATCAGAAGGAACACGCCGAACACGGCGTCGACCTGCGCACCGAAGTCATGGTCGACAGCCTCGTCGGCGAGAACGGCAAGGTGACCGGCGTGCAGCTTGCCGGCGGCGAAGTGATTCCGGCCGAAGGCGTCATCGTCGGCATCGGCATCGTGCCTGCCGTCGGTCCGCTGATCGCGGCCGGCGCTGCCGGCGCCAATGGCGTCGACGTGGACGAGTATTGCCGCACCTCGCTGCCCGACGTCTATGCGATCGGCGACTGCGCGGCTTTCGCCTGCGATTATGCGGGCGGCAACGTGATGCGCGTGGAATCGGTGCAGAACGCCAACGACATGGGCACTTGCGTGGCCAAGGCGATCTGCGGCGACGAGAAGCCCTACAAGGCGTTCCCGTGGTTCTGGTCGAACCAGTACGACCTCAAGCTGCAGACGGCCGGCATCAATGTCGGCTTCGACAAGACCGTGATCCGCGGCAATCCGGAGGAGCGCAGCTTCTCGGTCATCTATCTCAAGGATGGCCGCGTCCTCGCCCTCGACTGCGTGAACATGGTCAAGGACTACGTGCAGGGCCGCAAGCTGGTCGAAGCCGGGGCCACCCCCGATCTCGAAGCGCTGGCCGATGCGGCCAAGCCGCTGAAGGAACTGCTCTAA
- a CDS encoding spermidine synthase — protein sequence MIQRELIGTAQVPGGELLELYRHDRDFMIVLGHNELMSTRKWGSEEALAVQAIERIGHVRQPHLLIGGYGMGFTLRAALRLLPADGRVTVVELVPEIIEWARGPMAELAAGCLDDPRVNLVQADVAPIIAGSEGEYDAILLDVDNGPDGLVRADNDVIYTSSGLRAAKAALAPGGVLAIWSAGADPAFTRRLQKARFDVDEVKVAARSNGKGAKHVIWFAKAA from the coding sequence TTGATCCAGCGCGAACTCATCGGCACGGCGCAAGTCCCGGGCGGCGAACTGCTCGAACTGTACCGGCACGACCGCGATTTCATGATCGTGCTCGGCCACAACGAACTGATGAGCACGCGCAAGTGGGGCTCTGAGGAAGCTCTGGCGGTCCAGGCGATCGAGCGCATCGGTCACGTCCGCCAGCCGCACCTGCTGATCGGCGGATACGGAATGGGCTTCACCTTGCGCGCCGCGCTCAGGCTGCTGCCCGCCGATGGCCGGGTGACCGTGGTCGAACTCGTGCCCGAGATCATCGAGTGGGCGCGCGGACCGATGGCCGAACTCGCCGCCGGCTGCCTCGACGACCCGCGCGTGAACCTTGTGCAGGCCGACGTCGCGCCGATCATCGCCGGTTCGGAAGGCGAATACGACGCGATCCTGCTCGACGTCGACAACGGCCCTGACGGCCTCGTGCGCGCCGACAACGACGTGATCTACACCTCGTCGGGCCTGCGTGCGGCCAAGGCCGCGCTCGCGCCCGGCGGCGTCCTGGCGATCTGGTCGGCCGGCGCCGACCCCGCCTTTACCCGCCGCCTGCAGAAGGCCCGCTTCGACGTCGACGAAGTCAAGGTCGCCGCGCGCAGCAACGGCAAGGGCGCCAAGCACGTGATCTGGTTCGCCAAGGCCGCCTGA
- a CDS encoding bifunctional [glutamine synthetase] adenylyltransferase/[glutamine synthetase]-adenylyl-L-tyrosine phosphorylase: MTVDWTGAIDRARAHAPYLAGALDRLPELTEIFASGDGAGALAWAKAAGDGIADVGVALRREKQALALALAIGDLAGAFPLLQVTGELSAFADRALDAAIAEGIRRRAPDAQPAGFLALALGKHGAGELNYSSDIDPILLFDPELLPRRERDEPGEAAQRVARAVVETLAKVTQDGYVFRVDLRLRPASEVSPLAISIDAALTHYESSALAWERAAFIRARACAGDIAAGEAFLAAIRPFVWRKSLDFGAIAEIGRLTTQIRANARGGPVVGPGFDLKKGRGGIREVEFYAQTHQMIHGGRNPQLRLRGTRETLVALANAGLIPAEEARILGECYDRLRTVEHRLQMVLDQQTHSLPVKPEALDEVARLDGIPDGQALIAELTQITETVGERYDALIMDNTPEGPSTSVSVPEQRSLVERLEEMGFADPAALVERIAGWQSGRMRALRSDAARNAFEAIQEDLLAALAAAPEPERALLRWEQLLNNLPTAINLFRLLEARPALLQRLARILSLAPPLANALTRRADLLDPLIDSSAFELPGDVETLIAQFSRFEPDDDYERILDTVRRKVGEKRFALGVQLIEGVNDPIAIGHGLARIAEAAIHVLTRAAIEEFEQTHGKVAGSELLVLGLGRMGGGVLTYASDLDLVFLFSGDFSLESDGERPLGATRYYNRLCQRVIAALSVPTAEGALYEVDTRLRPSGAQGPPAASLDSFARYQEEQAWTWEHMALCRARALFGSAAGRSEIDALVHDVLTRPRDPEKLRSDVLEMRETMAQHKPGKGPLDVKLSRGGLVDLEFLVHFTQLREGKGLVSDLREAIVQLADAGLLPTDLIAAHDVLTRFLVAARLLAPDSQMPVEAACMALVRACGYGAWDELETALGQARTQVAQAWQAAFGETLETDR, translated from the coding sequence ATGACAGTCGACTGGACCGGAGCGATCGATCGCGCCCGCGCGCATGCCCCCTACTTGGCCGGGGCCCTCGACCGCTTGCCGGAACTGACCGAAATCTTTGCCTCCGGAGACGGCGCGGGGGCTCTGGCCTGGGCCAAGGCGGCCGGCGATGGTATCGCCGATGTCGGTGTCGCGCTGCGCCGCGAGAAGCAGGCCCTCGCCCTCGCCCTCGCCATCGGCGATCTTGCCGGAGCATTTCCACTGCTGCAGGTGACGGGCGAATTGTCCGCCTTTGCCGACCGGGCGCTGGATGCAGCCATCGCCGAGGGCATCCGCCGCCGCGCGCCCGACGCGCAGCCGGCCGGGTTCCTCGCGCTGGCGCTGGGCAAGCACGGTGCGGGCGAGCTCAATTACAGCTCGGACATCGACCCGATCCTCCTGTTCGATCCCGAACTGCTGCCCCGGCGCGAGCGCGACGAACCGGGCGAGGCGGCCCAGCGCGTCGCCCGCGCAGTGGTCGAGACGCTCGCGAAGGTGACTCAGGACGGTTATGTCTTCCGCGTCGACCTGCGCCTGCGTCCGGCCTCGGAAGTCAGCCCGCTGGCCATCTCCATCGATGCAGCGCTGACCCATTACGAATCCTCGGCGCTGGCATGGGAGCGCGCCGCCTTCATCCGCGCCCGCGCCTGTGCCGGCGACATCGCTGCCGGGGAGGCCTTCCTTGCCGCGATCCGGCCGTTCGTGTGGCGCAAGAGCCTCGACTTCGGGGCCATCGCCGAGATCGGGCGCCTTACGACGCAGATTCGCGCCAATGCCCGCGGCGGGCCAGTGGTCGGGCCCGGTTTCGACCTCAAGAAGGGCCGGGGCGGCATTCGCGAGGTGGAGTTCTACGCCCAGACCCACCAGATGATCCACGGGGGCCGCAATCCGCAACTGCGCCTGCGAGGCACCCGCGAAACGCTGGTCGCGCTGGCCAATGCCGGACTGATTCCGGCCGAAGAAGCGCGAATCCTCGGCGAATGCTACGACCGGCTGCGCACCGTCGAACACCGCCTGCAGATGGTGCTCGACCAGCAAACCCACAGCCTGCCGGTCAAGCCGGAAGCCCTAGACGAAGTGGCCCGGCTCGACGGAATACCGGACGGGCAGGCGCTCATCGCGGAACTGACGCAGATCACCGAGACGGTGGGCGAACGCTATGACGCGCTGATAATGGACAATACGCCCGAAGGCCCTTCGACCAGCGTCTCAGTACCCGAGCAGCGCAGCCTGGTCGAAAGGCTGGAAGAGATGGGCTTCGCCGACCCGGCAGCGCTCGTCGAGCGGATTGCCGGATGGCAGTCGGGCCGGATGCGCGCCTTGCGCAGCGATGCCGCGCGCAATGCCTTCGAGGCGATCCAGGAAGACCTGCTCGCCGCGCTGGCCGCCGCTCCCGAACCCGAACGCGCCCTGCTGCGCTGGGAACAGCTGCTCAACAACCTGCCGACCGCGATCAACCTGTTCCGCCTGCTGGAAGCCCGGCCCGCGCTGCTGCAGCGCCTTGCCCGCATCCTCTCGCTGGCCCCGCCGCTGGCCAATGCCCTGACGCGCCGGGCCGACCTGCTCGATCCACTGATCGATTCCAGCGCCTTCGAACTGCCGGGCGATGTCGAGACGCTGATCGCGCAGTTTTCCCGGTTCGAGCCGGACGACGACTATGAACGGATCCTCGACACCGTGCGACGCAAGGTGGGCGAGAAGCGATTTGCGCTGGGGGTCCAGCTGATCGAAGGGGTAAACGACCCGATCGCGATCGGCCACGGCCTTGCCCGGATCGCGGAAGCGGCCATCCATGTCCTCACCCGCGCCGCGATAGAGGAATTCGAGCAGACTCACGGCAAGGTTGCCGGCAGCGAACTGCTCGTCCTCGGCCTGGGCCGCATGGGCGGCGGCGTCCTGACCTACGCCTCCGACCTCGACCTCGTATTCCTGTTCAGTGGCGATTTTTCGCTGGAATCGGACGGGGAGCGGCCGCTTGGCGCGACACGGTACTACAATCGCCTGTGCCAGCGGGTGATCGCCGCGCTTTCCGTGCCCACCGCCGAAGGCGCGCTTTACGAGGTCGACACGCGGCTGCGCCCCTCCGGCGCGCAAGGCCCGCCGGCAGCCAGCCTCGACAGCTTTGCACGCTATCAGGAAGAGCAGGCCTGGACCTGGGAGCACATGGCCCTGTGCCGCGCGCGGGCATTGTTCGGTTCCGCCGCAGGGCGCAGCGAAATCGACGCACTTGTCCATGACGTGCTGACACGCCCGCGCGACCCCGAAAAGCTGCGCAGCGACGTGCTGGAAATGCGCGAAACGATGGCCCAGCACAAACCCGGCAAGGGCCCGCTTGACGTCAAGCTGTCACGGGGGGGGCTCGTCGACCTCGAATTCCTCGTCCATTTCACCCAGCTGCGCGAAGGCAAGGGGCTGGTTTCCGACTTGCGCGAGGCCATCGTGCAACTGGCGGACGCAGGCCTGCTGCCGACGGACCTGATCGCGGCGCACGATGTGCTCACCCGCTTCCTGGTCGCCGCCCGCCTGCTGGCACCGGATTCGCAGATGCCGGTAGAGGCGGCATGCATGGCGCTCGTGCGCGCTTGCGGCTATGGGGCGTGGGACGAACTCGAAACGGCGCTGGGCCAGGCGCGGACGCAAGTCGCACAGGCCTGGCAGGCCGCTTTTGGCGAAACACTGGAGACTGACAGATGA
- a CDS encoding LLM class flavin-dependent oxidoreductase, which produces MIPLSVLDLVTVREGSTVGQSLAISADYARAAEAAGYKRFWVAEHHGMDGIAGGATSVVLAHIGQATSKIRIGAGGIMLPNHTPFVIAEQFGTLAALFPGRVDLGLGRAPGADGRLGNALRKNIMAAAEQFPQDVVELRARFAGQAVGGVPAPQADGADVEMWILGSSLFGAQLAAMLGLPYAFASHFAPAQLDDAARVYRERFQPSEVLDKPHFMAAINVIAADSDEEAAYLASSTEQSFVALRTGNPGRLKPPVRDYRANLPGSALAMLEQVRSVSAIGAPQKVREGIEAFIARTGADELIVSGATFDPQAQYRSLALTMEALERVPG; this is translated from the coding sequence ATGATTCCCCTTTCCGTCCTCGATCTCGTCACCGTCCGCGAAGGCAGCACCGTTGGCCAGTCGCTGGCGATCAGCGCCGACTATGCCCGGGCCGCCGAAGCGGCGGGATACAAGCGTTTCTGGGTGGCCGAGCATCACGGGATGGACGGGATCGCCGGAGGCGCGACTTCGGTGGTGCTGGCCCACATCGGGCAGGCGACCTCGAAGATCCGGATCGGTGCGGGCGGGATCATGCTGCCCAATCACACGCCTTTCGTGATCGCCGAACAGTTCGGTACGCTCGCCGCGCTGTTCCCGGGCCGTGTCGACCTCGGTCTCGGCCGCGCACCGGGCGCGGACGGGCGCCTCGGCAATGCCCTGCGCAAGAACATCATGGCTGCAGCCGAGCAGTTCCCGCAGGACGTGGTCGAACTGCGAGCGCGCTTTGCCGGACAGGCGGTGGGCGGCGTCCCTGCGCCGCAGGCGGACGGGGCCGATGTCGAGATGTGGATCCTGGGATCGAGCCTGTTCGGTGCCCAGCTCGCCGCCATGCTCGGCCTGCCCTATGCCTTTGCATCGCACTTTGCGCCTGCGCAGCTAGACGATGCCGCGCGGGTCTATCGCGAGCGGTTCCAGCCATCCGAAGTGCTCGACAAGCCGCATTTCATGGCGGCGATCAACGTGATCGCGGCCGACAGCGACGAGGAGGCCGCCTATCTCGCCTCGTCGACGGAGCAGAGCTTCGTCGCCTTGCGCACCGGCAATCCCGGGCGCCTCAAGCCGCCTGTGCGAGATTACCGCGCCAACCTGCCGGGATCGGCGCTGGCCATGCTCGAACAGGTCCGCTCAGTCAGTGCGATTGGCGCGCCGCAGAAAGTGCGCGAAGGCATCGAAGCCTTCATTGCGCGCACCGGGGCGGACGAACTGATCGTGTCGGGCGCCACCTTCGATCCGCAGGCGCAATACCGCTCGCTGGCCTTGACCATGGAAGCGCTGGAACGGGTGCCGGGCTGA
- the thrS gene encoding threonine--tRNA ligase, whose product MSEMFKISLPDGSVREMPLGSTPGDVAAAIGPGLAKAAIAARIDGELVDLTRPFTGDATLALVTGRDEEEALELARHDYAHVLAEAVQALWPGTQITFGPATDDGFYYDVMAPASREPFGMDDLPAIEEKMREIIKADKPLRREVWSRQQLIDKWTAEGETFKAQWAGELPEGEELTVYWSGDDWLDMCRGPHLPSTGKLDPQAFKLMRVAGAYWRGDQKNAQLTRIYGTGWLNKKQLNAHLTRLEEAAKRDHRKLGGEMDLFHLQAEAHGSVFWHPKGYVIWRELEAYMRRAIDGAGYKEVKTPQVMDARQWEQSGHWGKYRENMFVIPDEVPNVEDEGPLVSDDADWMALKPMNCPAHVLIFRQGIKSYRDLPLRIYENGCCHRNEPHGALHGLMRVRQFTQDDAHIFCREDQIVAEVQSFCELADRIYKDFGFTYSIKLALRPEKRFGSDEMWDKAEAELRDAVVRAGLASEEYGWEELPGEGAFYAPKLEWHLTDAIGRTWQVGTIQSDRVLPERLDASYIAEDGEKHRPVMLHRAIFGSYERFIGILIEHFAGKLPVWLAPVQAVVATIVSDADDYAKEVTAKLKAAGVRVETDLRNEKINYKVREHSLKKVPHLLVVGKREADEQTVAVRTLGAEHQKVMSLEDAIAMLKGEATAPDLRP is encoded by the coding sequence ATGTCCGAGATGTTCAAGATCAGCCTTCCCGATGGTTCCGTGCGCGAGATGCCGCTCGGGTCGACCCCCGGCGACGTTGCCGCCGCCATCGGCCCCGGCCTCGCCAAGGCCGCGATTGCCGCAAGGATCGACGGTGAGCTGGTCGACCTGACCCGTCCCTTCACCGGCGATGCGACGCTGGCGCTGGTCACCGGCCGCGACGAGGAAGAGGCGCTCGAACTCGCCCGCCACGACTATGCGCACGTGCTGGCCGAGGCGGTGCAGGCGCTCTGGCCCGGCACCCAGATCACTTTCGGCCCCGCGACCGACGACGGCTTCTACTATGACGTGATGGCTCCGGCCTCGCGCGAGCCCTTCGGCATGGACGACCTTCCCGCCATCGAAGAAAAGATGCGCGAGATTATCAAGGCCGACAAGCCGCTGCGCCGCGAAGTCTGGAGCCGCCAGCAGCTGATCGACAAGTGGACCGCCGAGGGCGAGACCTTCAAGGCGCAATGGGCCGGCGAACTGCCCGAGGGCGAGGAACTGACCGTCTACTGGTCCGGCGACGACTGGCTCGACATGTGCCGCGGCCCGCACCTTCCCTCGACCGGCAAGCTCGACCCGCAGGCCTTCAAGCTGATGCGCGTAGCCGGGGCCTACTGGCGCGGCGACCAGAAGAACGCGCAGCTGACCCGCATCTACGGCACCGGCTGGCTCAACAAGAAGCAGCTTAATGCCCACCTTACCCGGCTCGAGGAAGCGGCCAAGCGCGACCACCGCAAGCTCGGCGGCGAGATGGACCTGTTCCACCTCCAGGCCGAAGCGCACGGCTCGGTGTTCTGGCACCCCAAGGGCTATGTGATCTGGCGCGAGCTTGAAGCCTACATGCGCCGCGCCATCGATGGTGCCGGCTACAAGGAGGTCAAGACCCCGCAGGTGATGGACGCCCGCCAGTGGGAGCAGTCCGGCCACTGGGGCAAGTACCGCGAGAACATGTTCGTCATCCCCGACGAGGTTCCCAACGTCGAGGACGAGGGCCCGCTCGTGTCCGACGATGCGGACTGGATGGCGTTGAAGCCGATGAACTGCCCGGCGCACGTCCTGATCTTCCGCCAGGGTATCAAGTCGTATCGCGACCTGCCGCTGCGCATCTACGAGAACGGCTGCTGCCACCGCAACGAGCCGCACGGAGCATTGCACGGACTGATGCGCGTGCGCCAGTTCACCCAGGACGACGCGCATATCTTCTGCCGCGAAGACCAGATCGTCGCCGAAGTGCAGTCTTTCTGCGAACTGGCGGACCGGATCTACAAGGACTTCGGCTTCACGTACTCGATCAAGCTCGCCCTGCGCCCCGAAAAGCGCTTCGGCAGCGACGAGATGTGGGACAAGGCCGAGGCCGAGCTGCGCGACGCGGTCGTGCGCGCAGGGCTTGCGAGCGAGGAATACGGCTGGGAGGAGCTGCCCGGCGAAGGCGCCTTCTACGCGCCCAAGCTGGAATGGCACCTCACCGACGCGATCGGCCGTACCTGGCAGGTCGGCACGATCCAGTCGGACCGCGTCCTGCCCGAACGCCTCGATGCAAGCTACATCGCCGAGGACGGCGAAAAGCACCGCCCGGTCATGCTGCACCGCGCGATCTTCGGCTCCTATGAGCGCTTCATCGGCATCCTCATCGAGCACTTCGCCGGCAAGCTGCCGGTCTGGCTCGCGCCGGTGCAGGCCGTCGTCGCGACGATCGTTTCGGATGCCGACGACTATGCGAAGGAAGTCACCGCGAAGCTCAAGGCTGCGGGCGTGCGCGTCGAAACCGACCTGCGCAACGAGAAGATCAACTACAAGGTGCGCGAACACTCGCTCAAGAAGGTCCCGCACCTGCTGGTCGTGGGCAAGCGCGAGGCGGACGAGCAGACCGTCGCCGTGCGTACGCTGGGTGCCGAGCACCAGAAGGTAATGAGCCTCGAGGACGCCATCGCCATGCTCAAGGGCGAAGCGACCGCACCGGACCTGCGCCCTTGA